One Streptomyces sp. RPA4-2 genomic window carries:
- a CDS encoding LutB/LldF family L-lactate oxidation iron-sulfur protein codes for MSGTFVGMPAFPEAAHEAVNNPTLRANLRHATHTIRAKRAVAVSELDDWAALREAGKQIKDHTLRHLDRYLVQLEESVTAAGGVVHWAADADEANRIVVELVRATGESEVVKVKSMATQEIGLNEALEAAGIHAYETDLAELIVQLGKDRPSHILVPAIHRNRGEIRDIFTREMSEWGRPAPEGLTDTPAELAEAARLHLREKFLRAKVGVSGANFMVAETGTMMVVESEGNGRMCLTLPETLISVVGIEKTVPTWRDLEVFLQTLPRSSTAERMNPYTSMWTGTTDSDTADGPRTFHLVLIDNGRTDTLADEVGRQALRCIRCSACLNVCPVYERAGGHAYGSVYPGPIGAILSPQLRGTQSEIDASLPYASSLCGACYEVCPVAIDIPEVLVHLRERIAEGGPVTREGNKAVLKPAKGHAAERAAMRAARWAFGHPGALRTGQRLASRTRRFHPRTLPGPGRAWSDTRDLPAVPAEPFRDWWQRTQGGKDVPK; via the coding sequence GTGAGTGGCACCTTCGTCGGCATGCCGGCCTTTCCCGAAGCCGCCCACGAGGCGGTCAACAACCCCACCCTGCGCGCGAATCTGCGCCACGCCACCCACACGATCCGCGCCAAGCGCGCCGTCGCCGTGTCCGAACTCGACGACTGGGCGGCCCTGCGCGAGGCCGGCAAGCAGATCAAGGACCACACACTCCGTCATCTCGACCGTTATCTCGTCCAGTTGGAGGAGTCCGTCACCGCGGCCGGCGGCGTCGTGCACTGGGCCGCCGACGCCGACGAGGCCAACCGGATCGTCGTCGAGCTGGTCAGGGCGACCGGTGAGAGCGAGGTCGTCAAGGTCAAGTCGATGGCCACGCAGGAGATCGGTCTCAACGAAGCCCTGGAAGCGGCCGGCATCCACGCCTACGAGACCGATCTCGCCGAACTCATCGTGCAGTTGGGCAAGGACCGGCCCTCGCACATCCTGGTCCCCGCCATCCACCGCAACCGGGGCGAGATCCGCGACATCTTCACCCGCGAGATGAGCGAGTGGGGACGCCCGGCACCCGAGGGCCTCACCGACACGCCCGCGGAACTGGCCGAGGCCGCCCGGCTCCATCTGCGCGAGAAGTTCCTGCGCGCCAAGGTCGGCGTCTCCGGCGCCAACTTCATGGTCGCCGAGACCGGCACGATGATGGTGGTGGAGTCCGAGGGCAACGGCCGGATGTGCCTGACCCTGCCCGAGACGCTGATCTCGGTCGTCGGCATCGAGAAGACCGTGCCGACGTGGCGGGACCTGGAGGTCTTCCTGCAGACCCTCCCCCGCTCCTCGACCGCCGAGCGCATGAACCCGTACACCTCGATGTGGACGGGCACCACGGACTCCGACACGGCGGACGGCCCCCGGACCTTCCACCTGGTCCTGATCGACAACGGCCGCACCGACACGCTCGCCGACGAGGTCGGCCGCCAGGCGCTGCGTTGCATCCGCTGCTCGGCGTGCCTCAACGTCTGCCCGGTGTACGAGCGGGCCGGAGGGCACGCCTACGGCTCGGTCTACCCCGGCCCGATCGGCGCCATCCTCAGCCCCCAGCTCCGGGGTACCCAGAGCGAGATCGACGCCTCCCTGCCGTACGCCTCCTCGCTGTGCGGCGCCTGCTACGAGGTCTGCCCGGTCGCCATCGACATCCCGGAGGTCCTCGTCCATCTGCGCGAACGGATCGCCGAGGGTGGCCCGGTGACGCGGGAGGGCAACAAGGCCGTCCTCAAACCCGCCAAGGGGCACGCCGCCGAGCGGGCCGCCATGCGGGCGGCGCGCTGGGCGTTCGGCCATCCCGGCGCGCTGCGCACCGGTCAGCGGCTGGCGTCCCGGACGCGCCGCTTCCATCCACGGACGCTGCCCGGACCCGGCCGGGCGTGGAGCGACACCCGGGATCTGCCGGCGGTCCCCGCGGAGCCGTTCCGCGACTGGTGGCAGCGGACCCAGGGCGGAAAGGACGTACCGAAGTGA
- a CDS encoding (Fe-S)-binding protein: MRVALFLTCVNDTLYPDTGRAVVKLLTRLGVEVDFPMAQTCCGQAHYNTGYRHQAEPLARHFSDVFAEYEAIVTPSGSCGAMVRELYPRMGERARAEGRGDTLATTLAPVVPKTYELTEFLVDVLGVTDVGAYYPHTVTYHPTCHGLRGLGLGDRPRRLLQAVRGLELRELPGADECCGFGGTFAVKNPDVSAAMGLDKVRNAESTGADVLCAADNSCLMHIGGTMTRLSTDMRPVHIAEILANTEGEPNA; this comes from the coding sequence ATGCGTGTCGCCCTGTTCCTGACCTGTGTCAACGACACGCTCTATCCGGACACCGGCCGCGCTGTGGTGAAACTGCTGACCAGGCTGGGCGTGGAGGTCGACTTCCCGATGGCCCAGACGTGTTGCGGGCAGGCGCACTACAACACCGGGTACCGGCATCAGGCCGAACCGCTGGCCCGGCATTTCTCCGATGTCTTCGCCGAGTACGAGGCGATCGTGACGCCTTCCGGTTCGTGCGGCGCGATGGTGCGGGAGCTCTATCCGCGGATGGGCGAGCGGGCACGGGCCGAGGGCCGCGGCGACACGCTCGCGACCACGCTCGCCCCGGTCGTCCCCAAGACCTATGAGCTCACCGAGTTCCTGGTGGACGTGCTGGGAGTGACGGACGTGGGCGCGTACTACCCGCACACCGTCACCTACCACCCCACCTGTCACGGGCTGCGCGGTCTGGGGCTCGGCGACCGGCCGCGCAGGCTGCTCCAGGCCGTCAGGGGACTGGAACTGCGCGAGCTGCCCGGCGCCGACGAGTGCTGCGGCTTCGGCGGCACCTTCGCCGTCAAGAACCCCGACGTCTCGGCGGCGATGGGCCTCGACAAGGTGCGCAACGCCGAGTCGACCGGCGCGGACGTCCTGTGCGCCGCCGACAACTCCTGTCTGATGCACATCGGCGGCACGATGACCCGGCTGAGCACGGACATGCGGCCGGTCCACATCGCGGAGATCCTGGCGAACACGGAAGGGGAGCCGAACGCGTGA
- a CDS encoding rhamnulokinase family protein codes for MSERHKTFAAVDLGASSGRVMVGRVGPGALDLTEAHRFPNRPVRVPDGLRWDILSLYAGVLDGLRAAGQVDSVGIDSWAVDYGLLDADGALLGNPVHYRDTRTEGVAEQVWATVPAAELYAATGLQYAPFNTLYQLTAARSTAQLAHAERLLLIPDLLAYWLTGEAGTELTNASTTQLIDPRTREWAHDLAGRLGIHLKLFAPLRRPGDPAGHLTPRVLEETGLAGPVPVTTVGSHDTASAVAAVPAVGERFAYICTGTWSLAGLELAAPVLTEASRAANFTNELGLDGTVRYLRNIMGLWLLQECLREWDHPDLGELLRAAAEIPSLRSVVDAGDAAFLAPGRMPARIADACRASGQPVPGSRAEITRCILDSLALAHRRAVAEAQELADHPVDVVHIVGGGTRNELLCQLTADACGLPVVAGPAEAAALGNVLVQARAQGLVGDRASMRRLLARTQPLRRYEPRGDAAVWRAAQDRLIRP; via the coding sequence ATGAGCGAGCGGCACAAGACCTTCGCCGCGGTCGACCTCGGCGCGTCCAGCGGACGCGTCATGGTCGGCCGCGTCGGACCCGGAGCCCTGGACCTCACCGAGGCCCACCGCTTCCCGAACCGGCCGGTACGGGTCCCCGACGGCCTGCGCTGGGACATCCTCTCGCTGTACGCGGGAGTGCTCGACGGACTGCGCGCCGCCGGGCAGGTCGACTCCGTCGGCATCGACAGCTGGGCCGTGGACTACGGACTGCTGGACGCCGACGGGGCGCTGCTCGGCAACCCGGTGCATTACCGCGACACCCGCACGGAGGGCGTCGCCGAGCAGGTGTGGGCCACGGTGCCCGCCGCCGAGCTGTACGCGGCGACCGGGCTCCAGTACGCCCCCTTCAACACCCTCTACCAGCTCACCGCGGCCCGCTCGACGGCCCAACTCGCCCACGCCGAGCGGCTGCTGCTCATCCCCGACCTGCTGGCCTACTGGCTGACGGGCGAGGCGGGCACGGAGCTGACCAACGCCTCCACCACCCAGCTGATCGACCCGAGGACGCGCGAGTGGGCGCACGACCTCGCGGGGCGGCTCGGCATCCACCTGAAGCTGTTCGCGCCGCTGCGCCGGCCGGGCGACCCGGCCGGCCACCTGACGCCCCGGGTGCTGGAGGAGACCGGACTGGCCGGCCCGGTCCCGGTGACGACCGTCGGCTCGCACGACACCGCCTCCGCGGTGGCCGCCGTCCCCGCCGTCGGGGAACGCTTCGCCTACATCTGCACCGGCACCTGGTCCCTGGCGGGCCTGGAGCTGGCCGCGCCGGTCCTCACCGAGGCGAGCCGGGCGGCCAACTTCACCAACGAGCTGGGCCTGGACGGCACGGTCCGCTACCTGCGCAACATCATGGGGCTGTGGCTGCTCCAGGAGTGCCTGCGCGAGTGGGACCACCCCGACCTGGGCGAACTGCTGCGGGCGGCCGCGGAGATCCCGTCACTGCGGTCGGTCGTGGACGCGGGCGACGCCGCCTTCCTCGCCCCCGGCCGGATGCCGGCCCGGATCGCCGACGCCTGCCGGGCGTCGGGGCAGCCCGTGCCCGGGTCCCGCGCCGAGATCACCCGCTGCATCCTCGACTCCCTCGCGCTCGCCCACCGCCGGGCGGTCGCCGAGGCACAGGAACTCGCCGACCACCCTGTCGACGTCGTACACATCGTCGGCGGCGGCACCCGTAACGAACTGCTCTGCCAACTGACCGCCGACGCCTGCGGGCTGCCGGTGGTGGCGGGCCCGGCGGAGGCGGCCGCGCTCGGCAACGTCCTGGTCCAGGCGCGGGCCCAGGGCCTGGTCGGCGATCGTGCGTCGATGCGGCGACTCCTCGCCCGTACACAGCCGTTGCGGCGGTACGAGCCCCGGGGCGACGCGGCCGTCTGGCGCGCCGCGCAGGACCGGCTCATCCGTCCGTGA
- a CDS encoding bifunctional aldolase/short-chain dehydrogenase, with the protein MAPHPEAAALLARSHRLGADPRNTNYAGGNTSAKGTDTDPVTGGDVELMWVKGSGGDLGTLTESGLAVLRLDRLRAMTEVYPGVEREDEMVAAFDYCLHGKGGAAPSIDTAMHGLVDAAHVDHLHPDSGIALACAADGEKLTAECFGDTVVWVPWRRPGFQLGLDIAAVKKANPRAIGCVLGGHGITAWGDTAEECEHNSLHIIRTAEAFLAERGRPEPFGPAVEGYAALPATERRERAAALAPYVRALASQDRAQVGHFTDSDVVLDFLARAEHPRLAALGTSCPDHFLRTKVRPLVLDLPPAAEPAEAIARLKELHAAYREEYAAYYRRHADADSPAMRGADPAIVLIPGVGMFSFGKDKQTARVAGEFYVNAINVMRGAESVSTYAPIEESEKFRIEYWSLEEAKLQRLPRPKPLATRVALVTGAGSGIGKAIAERLVAEGACVVVADLNAENAARVATALGGPDRAVAVTVDVTSEEQIAEAFRAAALAFGGVDLVVNNAGISISKPLLETTAKDWDLQHDIMARGSFLVSREAARVMIQQELGGDIVYIASKNSVFAGPNNIAYSATKADQAHQVRLLAAELGEHGIRVNGVNPDGVVRGSGIFAGGWGAQRAATYGIEEEKLGEFYAQRTILKREVLPEHVANAVFALTGGDLTHTTGLHVPVDAGVAAAFLR; encoded by the coding sequence ATGGCACCCCATCCCGAAGCCGCCGCTCTGCTGGCCCGGTCGCACCGGCTCGGCGCCGACCCCCGCAACACCAACTACGCGGGCGGCAACACGTCCGCGAAGGGCACCGACACCGACCCCGTGACCGGCGGCGACGTCGAGCTGATGTGGGTGAAGGGGTCGGGCGGCGACCTCGGCACGCTGACGGAGTCCGGGCTCGCGGTCCTGCGGCTGGACCGCCTGCGGGCCATGACGGAGGTCTACCCCGGCGTGGAGCGCGAGGACGAGATGGTCGCCGCGTTCGACTACTGCCTGCACGGCAAGGGCGGCGCGGCCCCGTCCATCGACACCGCGATGCACGGTCTGGTGGACGCCGCCCACGTCGACCACCTGCACCCGGACTCCGGCATCGCGCTGGCCTGCGCGGCCGACGGCGAGAAGCTGACCGCCGAGTGCTTCGGCGACACCGTGGTCTGGGTGCCCTGGCGCCGGCCCGGCTTCCAGCTCGGCCTGGACATCGCGGCCGTCAAGAAGGCCAACCCCCGCGCGATCGGCTGTGTTCTGGGCGGCCACGGCATCACCGCCTGGGGCGACACGGCCGAGGAGTGCGAGCACAACTCGCTGCACATCATCAGGACCGCCGAGGCGTTCCTCGCCGAGCGTGGCAGGCCCGAGCCCTTCGGGCCGGCCGTCGAGGGCTACGCGGCCCTCCCCGCGACCGAGCGCCGCGAGCGCGCGGCGGCCCTCGCGCCGTACGTCCGGGCGCTGGCCTCCCAGGACCGTGCGCAGGTCGGCCACTTCACCGACTCCGACGTCGTCCTCGACTTCCTCGCGCGCGCCGAGCACCCCCGTCTCGCCGCGCTCGGCACCTCCTGCCCCGACCACTTCCTCCGGACCAAGGTCAGGCCGCTCGTCCTCGACCTGCCGCCGGCCGCCGAGCCGGCCGAGGCGATCGCCCGCCTCAAGGAGCTGCACGCCGCCTACCGCGAGGAGTACGCGGCCTACTACCGGCGGCACGCAGACGCCGACTCGCCCGCGATGCGCGGCGCGGACCCGGCGATCGTGCTGATCCCCGGCGTCGGCATGTTCTCCTTCGGCAAGGACAAGCAGACCGCCCGCGTCGCTGGCGAGTTCTACGTCAACGCGATCAACGTGATGCGGGGCGCCGAGTCCGTCTCCACGTACGCGCCGATCGAGGAGTCGGAGAAGTTCCGCATCGAGTACTGGTCACTGGAGGAGGCCAAGCTCCAGCGGCTGCCCCGGCCCAAGCCGCTCGCCACCCGGGTGGCGCTGGTGACGGGCGCGGGCAGCGGCATCGGCAAGGCGATCGCCGAGCGGCTGGTGGCCGAGGGTGCCTGCGTGGTGGTCGCCGACCTGAACGCGGAGAACGCCGCCCGGGTCGCGACGGCGCTGGGCGGTCCCGACAGGGCCGTCGCCGTGACCGTCGACGTGACCTCCGAGGAGCAGATCGCCGAGGCCTTCCGGGCGGCGGCGCTCGCCTTCGGCGGCGTCGACCTGGTGGTCAACAACGCGGGCATCTCCATCTCCAAGCCGCTCCTGGAGACCACCGCGAAGGACTGGGACCTCCAGCACGACATCATGGCCCGCGGTTCCTTCCTGGTCTCCCGCGAGGCCGCCCGGGTGATGATCCAGCAGGAGCTGGGCGGCGACATCGTCTACATCGCGTCCAAGAACTCGGTCTTCGCCGGCCCGAACAACATCGCCTACTCCGCGACCAAGGCCGACCAGGCCCACCAGGTCCGGCTGCTGGCGGCCGAGCTGGGCGAGCACGGCATCCGTGTCAACGGCGTCAACCCGGACGGGGTGGTGCGCGGCTCGGGCATCTTCGCGGGCGGCTGGGGCGCCCAGCGCGCGGCCACCTACGGGATCGAGGAGGAGAAGCTCGGCGAGTTCTACGCCCAGCGGACCATCCTCAAGCGGGAGGTACTGCCCGAGCACGTCGCGAACGCGGTGTTCGCGCTGACCGGCGGGGACCTCACCCACACCACCGGTCTGCACGTCCCGGTCGACGCCGGTGTCGCGGCGGCATTCCTGCGATGA
- the rhaI gene encoding L-rhamnose isomerase, producing the protein MTELAAVKAALKTQAVETPSWAYGNSGTRFKVFAQPGVPRSPREKLDDAAQVHAHTGAAPSVALHIPWDKVEDYKALAEYAGERGLRLGTINSNTFQDDDYKLGSVCHPDATVRRKALDHLLECVDIMDATGSKDLKLWFADGTNYPGQDDIRERQDRLAESLSQVYERLGDDQRMLLEYKFFEPAFYATDVPDWGTAYAHCLKLGPKAQVVVDTGHHAPGTNIEFIVATLLRERKLGGFDFNSRFYADDDLMVGAADPFQLFRIMYEVIRGGGFTPDVAFMLDQCHNIEAKIPAIIRSVMNVQEATAKALLVDRDALSVAQREGDVLAANAVIMDAYNTDVRPLLHEVREELGLDGDPVAAYHRSGWAEKIAADRVGGQQAGWGA; encoded by the coding sequence GTGACCGAGCTCGCCGCGGTGAAGGCCGCACTCAAGACCCAGGCAGTAGAGACGCCGTCGTGGGCGTACGGGAACTCGGGAACCCGCTTCAAGGTGTTCGCCCAGCCCGGCGTGCCGCGCAGTCCGCGGGAGAAACTGGACGACGCCGCCCAGGTGCACGCCCACACCGGTGCCGCGCCGTCCGTCGCGCTGCACATTCCCTGGGACAAGGTCGAGGACTACAAGGCCCTGGCCGAGTACGCCGGGGAGCGCGGCCTGCGGCTGGGCACGATCAACTCCAACACCTTCCAGGACGACGACTACAAGCTGGGCAGTGTCTGCCACCCGGACGCCACGGTGCGCCGCAAGGCTCTCGACCACCTGCTCGAATGCGTCGACATCATGGACGCGACGGGCTCGAAGGACCTGAAGCTCTGGTTCGCCGACGGCACGAACTATCCCGGCCAGGACGACATCCGCGAGCGCCAGGACCGGCTGGCCGAGAGCCTCTCCCAGGTCTACGAACGGCTCGGGGACGACCAGCGGATGCTCCTGGAGTACAAGTTCTTCGAGCCCGCCTTCTACGCGACGGACGTGCCGGACTGGGGCACCGCGTACGCGCACTGCCTCAAGCTCGGCCCCAAGGCACAGGTCGTCGTCGACACCGGACACCACGCGCCCGGCACCAACATCGAGTTCATCGTCGCCACGCTGCTGCGTGAGCGGAAGCTCGGCGGCTTCGACTTCAACTCGCGCTTCTACGCCGACGACGACCTGATGGTGGGCGCCGCCGACCCCTTCCAGCTCTTCCGGATCATGTACGAGGTGATCCGCGGCGGCGGCTTCACCCCCGACGTCGCGTTCATGCTGGACCAGTGCCACAACATCGAGGCGAAGATCCCCGCGATCATCCGTTCGGTGATGAACGTGCAGGAGGCCACCGCGAAGGCGCTGCTCGTGGACCGGGACGCGCTGTCCGTGGCCCAGCGCGAGGGTGACGTGCTCGCCGCGAACGCCGTGATCATGGACGCCTACAACACCGACGTACGGCCGCTGCTGCACGAGGTCCGCGAGGAGCTCGGCCTGGACGGTGACCCGGTGGCCGCGTACCACCGTTCCGGATGGGCGGAGAAGATCGCCGCGGACCGGGTGGGCGGACAGCAGGCCGGATGGGGGGCGTAG
- a CDS encoding sugar ABC transporter ATP-binding protein codes for MTHRSDAGPAPVLALEDISKSFGAVRALRDVSLELFPGEVHALAGENGAGKSTLIKTLAGVHRPDAGRVLLDGEPTVFHGPADARDAGIAVIYQEPTLFPDLSIAENIFMGRQPRRALGRIDHKATHAATAGLMKRLGVELDPERPARGLSIADQQIVEIAKALSFDARVLIMDEPTAALTGSEVARLFGVVRTLREQGSAVLFISHRLEEIFQICRRVTTLRDGALISSEPLEGMTEDDLVRRMVGRDLDELYPKQDVEAGEVALSVRRLTREGVFTDVSFDVRRGEIVGLAGLVGAGRTEVARAVFGVDRWDAGEVEVDGRALTNGAPSTAMSAGLALVPEDRRAQGLVMDMSIERNIGLTGLRTTVRAGLMDRGAERSRSLDWAVKLQVKYARLADTVATLSGGNQQKVVLAKWLATGPKVLIVDEPTRGIDVGTKAEVHRLLSELAADGVAVLMISSDLPEILGMADRVLVMHEGRLTAEIPRSEATEESVMAAATGRAAA; via the coding sequence ATGACCCACCGGTCCGACGCGGGTCCGGCCCCCGTACTGGCGCTGGAGGACATCTCCAAGTCCTTCGGCGCGGTGCGCGCCCTGCGGGACGTGTCCCTGGAACTGTTCCCCGGCGAAGTGCACGCACTCGCCGGTGAGAACGGCGCGGGCAAGTCGACCCTCATCAAGACGCTCGCCGGCGTGCACCGACCGGACGCCGGCCGGGTGTTGCTGGACGGCGAGCCCACCGTCTTCCACGGTCCCGCCGACGCCCGCGACGCGGGTATCGCGGTGATCTACCAGGAGCCCACGCTCTTCCCCGACCTCTCGATCGCCGAGAACATCTTCATGGGCCGCCAGCCCCGGCGCGCGCTCGGCCGCATCGACCACAAGGCCACCCACGCGGCGACCGCCGGCCTGATGAAACGCCTCGGCGTCGAGCTCGACCCCGAGCGCCCGGCGCGCGGACTGTCCATCGCCGACCAGCAGATCGTCGAGATCGCCAAGGCGCTCTCCTTCGACGCCCGGGTCCTGATCATGGACGAGCCGACCGCGGCCCTGACCGGCAGCGAGGTCGCCCGTCTCTTCGGCGTCGTGCGCACCCTGCGCGAGCAGGGCTCGGCGGTGCTGTTCATCTCACACCGGCTGGAGGAGATCTTCCAGATCTGCCGGCGGGTCACGACCCTGCGCGACGGCGCCCTGATATCCAGCGAGCCGCTGGAGGGCATGACGGAGGACGACCTCGTGCGCCGGATGGTCGGCCGCGACCTCGACGAGCTCTACCCCAAGCAGGACGTCGAGGCCGGCGAGGTCGCCCTCAGCGTGCGCCGTCTGACCCGCGAGGGCGTCTTCACCGATGTCTCCTTCGACGTCCGGCGCGGTGAGATCGTCGGTCTCGCCGGGCTCGTCGGCGCGGGCCGTACGGAGGTGGCACGGGCCGTCTTCGGCGTCGACCGCTGGGACGCCGGGGAGGTGGAGGTCGACGGCAGGGCACTCACCAACGGCGCGCCGTCGACGGCCATGTCCGCGGGCCTCGCCCTCGTCCCCGAGGACCGGCGCGCCCAGGGCCTGGTGATGGACATGTCCATCGAGCGCAACATCGGTCTGACCGGGCTGCGTACGACCGTCAGGGCGGGCCTGATGGACCGGGGCGCCGAGCGCAGCCGCTCCCTCGACTGGGCGGTCAAGCTCCAGGTGAAGTACGCCCGGCTCGCCGACACCGTGGCCACGCTCTCCGGCGGCAACCAGCAGAAGGTCGTCCTGGCCAAGTGGCTCGCCACCGGCCCCAAGGTACTGATCGTGGACGAGCCGACACGTGGCATCGACGTCGGGACCAAGGCCGAAGTGCACCGGCTGCTCAGCGAGTTGGCCGCGGACGGCGTCGCCGTCCTGATGATCTCCTCCGACCTGCCCGAGATCCTCGGCATGGCCGACCGGGTCCTCGTGATGCACGAGGGCCGGCTCACCGCCGAGATCCCGCGCTCCGAAGCCACCGAGGAATCCGTGATGGCCGCAGCGACCGGGAGGGCCGCCGCATGA
- a CDS encoding ABC transporter permease produces the protein MTVTAPNPAPASEVPRSSGTRLVDRVFKMRELAILAVFLVMIVITQMGNSQFLSEQGIKDLLLNATILVLVATGQSLVVITRNVDLSVGSTLGISAFAAGTYLQGGGNPVVAVFLAVLLGIGWGLVNGLLVSLGQVPALVVTLGTLYIIRGIDSIWVGSRQITAADLPGSFVDFGSGGISAVPYLALIALAVLLVTAYYLKHFGSGRELYALGSNPEAARLAGIPVRKRILTAYVVCGGLAGLAGALYLARFGNVDSGTSTGYELTVVSAVVVGGVVFTGGSGSVYGAALGALLLTSINSVLPALGVSSVWVLAINGVLLILAIAVDRIVALRVASALKKRNARHG, from the coding sequence ATGACGGTGACCGCGCCCAACCCCGCCCCCGCCTCCGAGGTTCCCCGGTCGAGCGGCACCCGGCTGGTGGACCGCGTCTTCAAGATGCGTGAACTCGCCATCCTGGCCGTCTTCCTGGTGATGATCGTCATCACCCAGATGGGCAACAGCCAGTTCCTGTCCGAACAGGGCATCAAGGACCTGCTGCTGAACGCGACCATCCTGGTGCTGGTCGCCACCGGCCAGTCGCTGGTGGTGATCACCCGGAACGTCGACCTGTCGGTCGGCTCCACGCTCGGCATCAGCGCCTTCGCGGCCGGCACCTATCTGCAGGGCGGCGGGAACCCCGTCGTCGCGGTGTTCCTCGCGGTGCTGCTCGGCATCGGCTGGGGACTCGTCAACGGTCTGCTGGTCAGCCTCGGCCAGGTACCCGCGCTCGTCGTCACCCTCGGCACGCTCTACATCATCCGCGGCATCGACTCCATCTGGGTCGGCTCCCGGCAGATCACCGCGGCCGACCTCCCGGGCAGCTTCGTCGACTTCGGCTCCGGCGGCATCTCGGCGGTGCCGTACCTCGCCCTGATCGCCCTGGCCGTGCTGCTGGTCACCGCCTACTACCTCAAGCACTTCGGCAGCGGACGGGAGTTGTACGCGCTCGGCTCCAACCCCGAGGCGGCGCGGCTGGCCGGCATCCCGGTCCGCAAGCGCATCCTGACCGCGTACGTCGTCTGCGGCGGCCTCGCCGGTCTCGCCGGCGCGCTGTACCTCGCCCGGTTCGGCAACGTCGACTCCGGCACCAGCACCGGCTACGAACTCACCGTCGTCAGCGCCGTGGTGGTCGGCGGCGTCGTCTTCACCGGCGGTTCCGGCAGCGTCTACGGCGCCGCGCTCGGCGCCCTGCTGCTCACCTCCATCAACAGCGTGCTGCCCGCGCTCGGCGTCAGCTCCGTCTGGGTGCTCGCCATCAATGGCGTCCTGCTCATCCTCGCCATCGCGGTCGACCGGATCGTCGCGCTGCGCGTGGCCTCCGCACTCAAGAAGAGGAACGCCCGCCATGGCTGA
- a CDS encoding ABC transporter permease, translating to MADSPLARAVRWDTVVGALLIVLLLFSFGFVDGFGNALNLSFLIGNTLPIALIALPMTLLVVAGEIDLSVASTAGLSGSVMGALWNQGMAIETIIPLCLLLGVVCGLVNGLLVTRLGLPSLAVTIGTLAAYRGIAQIVLGSDAVTDFPTQYQDFAAGRIGNTFIPQAFLPFLVLLAIAVVVLHATPFGRSAFAVGANEEAARFAGIRVKRQKLILFVATGFMASLTGIFWALHYASARYDNATGLELSVVAAVLLGGIDFDGGKGTLGGAIAGVFLLGALQNVMSLSNVSAQSQIVVTGVLLVVSVLGPRVARQISVARAGRRAASTPTS from the coding sequence ATGGCTGACTCGCCCCTCGCGCGCGCCGTCCGCTGGGACACGGTCGTCGGCGCCCTCCTCATCGTCCTGCTGCTGTTCTCGTTCGGCTTCGTCGACGGCTTCGGCAACGCCCTGAACCTGTCGTTCCTGATCGGCAACACGCTGCCCATCGCGCTCATCGCGCTGCCGATGACCCTGCTCGTGGTGGCCGGGGAGATCGACCTCTCGGTCGCCTCCACGGCCGGTCTGTCCGGCTCGGTGATGGGCGCCCTGTGGAACCAGGGCATGGCGATCGAGACGATCATCCCGCTGTGCCTGCTGCTCGGCGTGGTGTGCGGACTGGTCAACGGCCTGCTGGTGACCCGGCTCGGCCTGCCCTCCCTCGCCGTCACCATCGGCACGCTCGCCGCCTACCGGGGCATCGCGCAGATCGTGCTCGGCTCGGACGCGGTGACCGATTTCCCCACGCAGTACCAGGACTTCGCGGCCGGCCGCATCGGGAACACCTTCATCCCGCAGGCCTTCCTGCCCTTCCTGGTGCTCCTCGCGATCGCCGTGGTCGTCCTGCACGCCACCCCGTTCGGACGCTCGGCTTTCGCGGTCGGCGCCAACGAGGAGGCCGCGCGGTTCGCCGGCATCCGGGTCAAGCGGCAGAAGCTGATCCTGTTCGTCGCCACCGGCTTCATGGCGTCGCTGACCGGCATCTTCTGGGCGCTGCACTACGCCAGCGCCCGCTACGACAACGCCACCGGCCTGGAACTCTCCGTCGTCGCCGCCGTCCTGCTGGGCGGCATCGACTTCGACGGCGGCAAGGGCACGCTCGGCGGCGCGATCGCGGGAGTCTTCCTGCTCGGCGCGCTGCAGAACGTGATGAGCCTCTCCAACGTCTCCGCGCAGTCGCAGATCGTCGTCACCGGCGTTCTGCTCGTCGTCTCCGTGCTCGGCCCCCGGGTCGCGCGGCAGATCTCCGTAGCGAGGGCGGGCCGCAGAGCCGCCTCGACTCCGACCTCGTAA